A part of Manduca sexta isolate Smith_Timp_Sample1 chromosome 10, JHU_Msex_v1.0, whole genome shotgun sequence genomic DNA contains:
- the LOC115444359 gene encoding brefeldin A-inhibited guanine nucleotide-exchange protein 3 isoform X1 produces the protein MEELLQDIFKEATGPKLTTLRKTCQDALEILCIQESNARRPSYELRRACLLPLQIALETKRPRLVSFALQGFHKILRDDRFHRGIEPEDDSLWMPSQLLCATTSVMYQLPDTQVQIFRMYLSLALSPRRTLNGRLCVWACGRCAEAAAAAHHVAAAARAAAAQALRAYCAQLDEECQELLSEGSPLGRNHIVAVGCYSEVIPVIQYLCSRLSETQQIPKQNPLALFFLDCLLTLMSSLSERVSDNSHFTTFLWQKFCPSLISFLGTPRVDKNIKSREHEGHSVDDSGRGSGALNSAPSFNNKQAKAIYSIANQLVRLVGGLPGLRPVLEALYHRMLLYPAAAHRLDALRSARELLQARRLARLVLLLDARLDARLERHERSDDMAILRLIMDGIEECGRSGNPDIVAAAVECVVSLLDALEKLCSGTEEYLSPEVVSLILQHWPKLQDADYTGPLTYQTLARLPSPYRDVVAVLQSNEPKEHDSSDTSGPENISSGSDGEADSDADNVFLPTRASNPTCNDTNKITLNDKTKAVPRTLNLGRCTITECNVDLERHNARQFVKTLQNTLLPKLLNLRTCIEVDEAMQEFASKCCQHNAAQPPATSCIMNADGVYLATYEALLLTLKQRRTNYYSDPTVNKVQVSMTEDEFVEEVQGSGVLVYLSATWLRELYQQILANDLLKDAPLSDHPLIHLLSDLGGLDQSPVMSDWQKLKEVSMLYNNTNDSPQQQASLRWARRILTCIWDSMVTVLSVPLTGYRNKKQKLHGIISKKINTFGKRKRIAWEGLTIQCLEGLHKAARVSNTLSLQNRCSSILALLANSAISQPPNGKILSTHALSLDILITGGLELGSKAHECWEHIFAACQYVSSFEHALFGHQGNNATPIVTMQTGRNKTVSILQADAKLGLDGRDDETCVDVFNFLQPVLENHLNNDMSVAKIVETCRQEGGNVISGSGAARVCCALSAAADTLFTRLAATTTLPTLRAALQRLVAHQHRLLFSSWEQDIANNNATWWRRGSNNRGAGGGGEAVRALCRGGDVALRCLRAARPLAHRMAIWTVVGPHFMQAACHKDIQISSLAIQCLHDCATALLNQQVELPHFHFNEALLKPFENLLCLELCDDDIQEQIISCICEFVETNRMEIRSGWRPLFNTLRAANNANQYSAILEIFKVFLSTDNTLVFANAALDCILCLLSHIKGLHYEEVQATEVKPKKTTTPTQSKPNLSLKFSKNSKFIPLSEEKSEKVIVDMCREALYHLESCADILTMMYNMPKCPIFNTGNRIKGDLPLSVVDPIIPSTSLDITKYVTNEHCEEELISYKKLSTSLPPSNTTNNCLLKLDKPSNILKVWYVLIEGLISATVVCSKKNQPAAMETLFKLLRNIVDVPGTHFGLHCINHILLPTVQNWLRQIANVNTHWDSVMPNFKQCCGLTTDTIVVYLHHLQQINVERSTTTDKGEVIEIEPFESTEATFALKQIMLILVECIAQPQEPIARLGASCIRHIILTSGHLLTDNQWEVVCTSLHRACNVSLTPLKQLTYAFKENSNSFYGDLAIVKVAARRDCSVNDNVRLHAMAQQVFLTEQLKGESHAKATSKNSSQNLMLIDDRSYIFLIYLQESINSLNPELYTVRIPHRGLVVGLLAHQILIQIIATVLIQASSDVFHGINSILLESLKTGANICNYKFFLSCDNVDLLLKSLELSFRRAMQFDTRPGLKFLVQKVSNLDHAANLYKQTTSSWLIKIIALTEIFFSGVHRFKLKATDISIILHNYTTSLNLTLEYDQFVTKIFDLKNTWELLCNSYVKHLINVSDFDDPDTIKDRMSCSSIDSDSSSNQYERYYAQNTAAMSGENNADCKDNENKKDEENIDKPNRKPFTFADFKANSQTTVKVDVHAENDSPANNVGSGDEASASSDNEVTKEIKDRTESPVIKTINVIEHPESPIKEQKLSTSDSIEKRIDGRKVNITICDGGLQEKPKNIEPLIPPQPVPPEIEQQRAVSISKDTEVQRNCFQNILTAYLELVLTFSLDRFQLIHPVLQGGFVQLAKTVTDPQLLDRINIFFDKKDLSEFNYK, from the exons ATGGAGGAGCTCCTGCAAGACATCTTCAAGGAAGCTACTGGACCTAAACTGACGACCTTGAGGAAGACTTGTCAAGATGCATTGG AAATACTCTGCATACAAGAAAGCAATGCTCGTCGGCCTTCATACGAGTTGCGGCGCGCGTGTCTCTTGCCGCTGCAAATCGCGCTAGAGACGAAGAGGCCACGGCTCGTCAGTTTTGCTCTTCAAGGATTTCAT AAAATCCTCCGCGACGACAGATTCCACAGGGGCATCGAGCCAGAAGACGACTCGTTATGGATGCCCTCGCAGTTGCTGTGCGCGACCACTTCGGTCATGTACCAACTACCAGACACTCAG GTGCAAATATTCCGCATGTATCTCTCCCTGGCTCTGTCGCCTCGTCGCACACTAAACGGGCGGCTGTGTGTGTGGGCGTGCGGGCGGTGTGCGGAGGCGGCGGCCGCGGCGCACCACGTGGCCGCTGCCGCCCGGGCCGCTGCGGCACAGGCCTTGAGGGCTTACTGTGCACAGCTGG ATGAAGAATGTCAAGAACTGTTGTCAGAAGGCTCTCCCCTGGGCAGGAACCACATAGTAGCGGTGGGTTGTTACAGCGAAGTGATTCCAGTCATACAGTACTTATGCAGCAGACTGTCCGAGACTCAACA AATCCCTAAACAAAACCCGCTAGCTCTTTTCTTCCTGGATTGCTTATTGACTTTGATGTCAAGTTTATCTGAACGAGTAAGCGACAATTCACACTTCACAACGTTCCTGTGGCAGAAGTTTTGTCCTTCGCTCATATCTTTCTTAGGAACTCCTCGAGTGgacaaaaacattaaatcaaG AGAGCACGAAGGCCATTCAGTGGATGATTCAGGAAGAGGCTCTGGCGCCCTGAATTCAGCTCCAAGTTTCAACAATAAACAAGCTAAAGCTATTTACAG CATAGCGAACCAGCTGGTCCGCCTGGTGGGCGGGCTGCCGGGGCTGCGGCCGGTGCTGGAGGCGCTGTACCACCGCATGCTGCTGTACCCGGCGGCGGCGCACCGCCTGGACGCGCTGCGCAGCGCGCGCGAGCTGCTGCAGGCGCGGCGCCTCGCGCGGCTCGTGTTGCTGCTCGACGCGCGGCTCGACGCGAGGCTCGAGCGCCACGAGCGCAGTGACGACATGGCTATACTACGCCT AATAATGGACGGGATAGAAGAATGTGGGCGCAGCGGTAATCCAGACATCGTAGCAGCCGCCGTAGAATGCGTAGTGTCTCTACTGGATGCTCTAGAGAAACTATGCTCTGGAACTGAGGAGTATCTATCACCAGAAGTCGTTTCACTCATACTGCAGCATTGGCCGAAGTTACAGGACGCGGATTACACAGGACCACTGACGTACCAGACTTTAGCTAGACTGCCTAGTCCTTacag AGATGTCGTTGCTGTACTTCAAAGTAATGAACCAAAGGAACACGATTCTTCAG ACACATCGGGACCAGAAAACATAAGTTCCGGCAGCGATGGTGAAGCAGATTCGGATGCTGATAATGTCTTCCTACCGACCAGAGCCAGCAACCCGACTTGTAATGATACTAACAAGATAACACTCAATGACAAAACCAAAGCTGTGCCGAGGACGTTGAATCTTGGCAG ATGTACCATAACAGAGTGCAATGTCGACCTAGAGAGACATAACGCGAGGCAGTTTGTGAAAACCTTACAAAACACATTGCTACCAAAACTGCTGAACCTCAGGACTTGTATAGAG GTAGACGAAGCGATGCAAGAGTTCGCGTCCAAGTGTTGCCAACACAACGCGGCGCAGCCTCCCGCCACCTCGTGCATCATGAACGCTGATGGCGTCTACCTCGCCACTTACGAAGCCTTGTTGTTGACTTTGAAGCAAAGGAGGACTAATTACTATAGTGATCCTACGGTAAAT AAAGTTCAAGTATCAATGACAGAAGACGAGTTCGTGGAGGAGGTCCAAGGTAGTGGAGTGCTGGTGTACTTGTCAGCGACGTGGCTCCGAGAGCTGTACCAACAGATATTAGCGAACGACTTGTTGAAGGATGCTCCACTATCTGATCATCCGCTAATCCACTTGTTGTCAG ATCTGGGTGGGTTAGACCAAAGCCCCGTGATGTCTGACTGGCAAAAACTGAAGGAAGTTTCAATGTTGTACAACAACACGAATGATTCGCCACAACAACAGGCGAGTTTACGATGGGCAAGGAG aattcTTACGTGCATATGGGATTCGATGGTAACAGTATTGAGCGTGCCACTAACAGGCTACAGGAACAAGAAGCAGAAGTTGCACGGCATCATATCGAAGAAGATCAATACGTTCGGTAAAAGGAAACGAATTGCGTGGGAGGGTCTCACGATACAGTGCTTGGAGGGACTGCACAAG GCAGCAAGAGTGAGCAACACTTTAAGTTTGCAAAACCGATGCAGCAGTATTCTGGCTTTATTAGCAAACTCAGCTATATCGCAACCACCCAATGGCAAAATATTATCAACGCATGCTCTCTCGCTGGATATACTGATTACAG GTGGTCTAGAGCTTGGTTCCAAAGCTCACGAATGCTGGGAGCACATATTCGCAGCGTGTCAGTACGTGTCGAGTTTCGAACATGCTCTGTTTGGACACCAGGGTAACAATGCTACACCGATAGTCACCATGCAGACTGGCAGGAACAAGACAGTGTCGATACTGCAGGCTGATGCGAAATTAGGACTGGATGGCAGGGATGATGAGACTTG CGTAGATGTTTTCAACTTTTTACAACCAGTACTTGAAAATCATCTGAATAATGACATGTCAGTCGCTAAAATTGTCGAAACATGTCGTCAAGAG GGTGGTAACGTGATATCAGGTTCGGGCGCGGCCCGAGTGTGCTGCGCCTTGTCCGCCGCCGCCGACACACTGTTCACACGACTCGCCGCCACCACCACACTACCCACTTTACGAGCTGCTCTACAGAGGCTGGTGGCGCATCAGCATAGACTG CTATTCTCATCATGGGAGCAAGACATAGCGAACAACAACGCGACGTGGTGGCGTCGCGGAAGTAATAACCGCGGGGCGGGGGGAGGGGGCGAGGCAGTCAGGGCCCTCTGTCGGGGAGGGGACGTGGCACTCCGCTGTCTAAGGGCTGCGAGACCCTTGGCGCACCGCATGGCGATATGGACCGTTGTAGGACCGCACTTTATGCAG GCAGCCTGTCACAAGGACATACAAATTTCAAGCCTAGCGATACAATGTCTCCACGATTGTGCCACAGCACTTCTGAACCAGCAAGTGGAATTACCGCATTTCCACTTCAACGAAGCACTGTTGAAACCCTTCGAAAACCTTCTTTGTCTAGAGCTTTGTGATGATGACATtcag GAACAAATTATTTCTTGCATCTGTGAATTCGTTGAAACAAACAGAATGGAAATCAGGTCGGGATGGAGGCCATTGTTTAACACTCTACGTGCTGCTAACAACGCTAATCAATACTCTGCTATTCTAGAAATTTTCAAAGTGTTTCTCAGCACCGATAATACTTTGGTCTTCGCTAATGCAGCACTCGATTGCATTTTATGTCTCCTGAGTCATATTAAAGGTTTACATTACGAAGAAGTACAAGCTACTGAAGTCAAACCGAAAAAAACAACTACTCCAACGCAATCGAAACCGAATCTCAGTTTGAAATTCTCAAAGAATAGCAAATTTATTCCACTAAGCGAGGAGAAATCGGAGAAGGTCATAGTTGATATGTGTAGAGAGGCATTGTATCACTTGGAGAGTTGTGCAGATATTTTAACTATGATGTACAATATGCCTAAATGCCCCATATTCAACACAGGAAACAGAATTAAAGGAGATCTACCACTATCTGTCGTTGATCCTATAATACCCAGCACGTCTTTAGATATTACTAAATATGTGACCAATGAGCATTGCGAAGAAGAATTAATTTCTTACAAAAAACTTTCCACAAGTCTACCGCCATCTAATACAACGAACAATTGTCTGTTGAAATTAGACAAACCAAGTAACATACTGAAAGTCTGGTACGTTTTGATCGAGGGACTGATTTCCGCCACAGTAGTATGTTCCAAGAAAAATCAACCAGCGGCAATGGAAACTCTGTTTAAGTTACTAAGGAATATAGTAGACGTGCCTGGAACTCATTTTGGCCTTCACtgtataaatcatattttattgcctACAGTACAAAATTGGCTGAGGCAGATAGCTAACGTGAACACGCACTGGGATAGTGTGATGCCAAATTTCAAACAATGTTGCGGCTTAACTACAGACACCATTGTGGTGTATTTGCAccatttacaacaaataaacgTTGAAAGATCCACTACAACTGACAAAGGAGAAGTAATAGAGATTGAACCATTTGAAAGCACTGAAGCGACATTTGCATTGAAGCAAATTATGCTGATTTTAGTGGAATGTATTGCGCAACCGCAAGAACCTATTGCCAGACTGGGAGCATCGTGTATACGACATATAATATTGACGTCGGGGCATTTATTAACCGACAATCAGTGGGAAGTCGTTTGCACTAGTCTGCATAGAGCGTGCAATGTCAGCTTGACGCCACTGAAACAGTTGACGTATGCTTTTAAAGAAAATTCCAACAGCTTCTATGGCGATTTAGCTATCGTTAAAGTAGCAGCGCGCCGTGATTGCTCAGTGAATGACAACGTGAGACTTCACGCGATGGCTCAACAAGTATTTCTAACTGAACAACTAAAAGGAGAGAGTCACGCGAAAGCAACATCTAAAAATTCTTCACAAAACTTAATGCTCATTGATGACAGAAGCTACATCTTCCTCATCTATTTACAAGAGTCTATCAATTCTCTGAATCCAGAGTTGTATACTGTCAGGATTCCCCACAGAGGGTTAGTTGTAGGATTACTTGCACACCAAATATTAATTCAGATAATCGCAACCGTTCTAATTCAAGCATCATCGGATGTATTTCACGGAATCAACAGTATTCTATTGGAGAGTTTAAAAACTGGtgcaaatatttgcaattaCAAATTCTTCTTGAGCTGTGATAATGTTGACTTATTATTGAAAAGTTTAGAATTGTCTTTTAGAAGGGCAATGCAATTTGATACGAGACCAGGACTAAAGTTTTTGGTACAAAAAGTATCAAATTTGGACCACGCTGCAAATTTGTACAAACAAACAACATCGTCCTGGCTAATCAAAATTATCGCTCTGACGGAAATATTCTTCAGCGGTGTCCATAGATTTAAATTGAAGGCAACAGacatatcaataattttacacaattatacTACATCATTAAATTTGACTCTTGAGTACGACCAATTTGTGACCAAAATATTCGACTTAAAAAATACTTGGGAACTACTGTGCAACAGTTACGTGAAACATTTAATTAACGTGTCTGATTTTGACGACCCAGACACAATTAAAGACCGAATGTCGTGCAGTTCTATAGACAGCGACTCGTCTTCTAATCAATATGAAAGATATTATGCTCAAAATACAGCTGCTATGTCTGGAGAAAATAATGCTGATTGTAaagataatgaaaataaaaaagatgaagAAAACATAGATAAGCCAAATAGAAAACCATTTACTTTCGCAGACTTTAAAGCAAACAGTCAAACAACAGTAAAGGTTGATGTACATGCTGAAAATGACAGTCCAGCCAATAACGTTGGCTCTGGTGACGAGGCTAGCGCATCTTCAGATAATGAAGTTACTAAAGAGATAAAGGACAGAACTGAAAGCCCAGTAATCAAAACTATTAATGTTATTGAGCACCCTGAGAGTCCTATTAAGGAACAGAAGTTGAGTACATCAGACTCCATAGAAAAACGAATAGATGGACGAAAGGTGAACATTACAATATGTGATGGAGGTCTACAAGAGAAACCTAAAAACATTGAACCTTTGATTCCACCACAGCCTGTACCGCCGGAAATAGAGCAGCAAAGAGCAGTCAGCATAAGTAAA GACACTGAAGTACAACGGAACTGCTTCCAAAACATACTAACTGCATATCTGGAACTAGTGTTGACATTTTCCCTCGATCGCTTCCAACTGATCCACCCGGTGCTTCAGGGTGGTTTCGTGCAACTCGCCAAAACAGTCACCGACCCTCAACTGCTTGATagaatcaatatatttttcgaCAAAAAAGACTTAtcagaatttaattataagtga